In a genomic window of Thermus thermamylovorans:
- the wecB gene encoding non-hydrolyzing UDP-N-acetylglucosamine 2-epimerase: MKRVVLAFGTRPEATKMAPVYLALKGHPHIRPLVLLTGQHREQLQQALGLFGIREDRNLDVMQERQALPDLAARILPQAARALKEMHADYVLVHGDTLSTFAVAWAAFLEGLPVGHVEAGLRSGSLKEPFPEEANRRLTDALTDLDLAPTPLAKANLLREGKREEGILVTGQTGVDAVLLAARLGRLPEGLPPGPYVTVTMHRRENWPLLTELARALRKVAEAFPELTFVYPVHLNPVVREAVFPVLKGLGNFVLLDPLEYGPMAALMRQSLLLVTDSGGLQEEGAALGVPVVVLRNVTERPEGLEAGILKLAGTDPERVFQVVKGLLETPEELARMRRAKNPYGDGRAGERVAKGVAWRLGLGPRPEEWRP; the protein is encoded by the coding sequence ATGAAGCGCGTGGTCCTCGCCTTCGGCACCCGGCCCGAGGCCACCAAGATGGCCCCGGTGTATCTGGCCTTGAAAGGGCATCCCCACATCAGGCCCCTGGTCCTCCTGACCGGCCAGCACCGGGAGCAGCTCCAGCAGGCCCTGGGGCTTTTCGGCATCCGGGAGGACCGGAACCTGGACGTGATGCAGGAGCGCCAGGCCCTTCCCGACCTGGCGGCCCGCATCCTCCCCCAGGCGGCCCGGGCCCTCAAGGAGATGCACGCGGACTACGTCCTGGTCCACGGGGACACCCTCAGCACCTTCGCCGTGGCCTGGGCGGCCTTCCTGGAAGGCCTTCCCGTGGGGCACGTGGAGGCGGGCCTCCGGAGCGGCAGCCTCAAGGAGCCCTTCCCCGAGGAGGCCAACCGCCGCCTCACCGACGCGCTCACCGACCTGGACCTCGCCCCCACCCCCCTGGCCAAGGCGAACCTCCTCAGGGAGGGCAAGCGGGAGGAGGGCATCCTGGTCACCGGCCAGACGGGGGTGGACGCGGTCCTCCTGGCGGCCAGGCTGGGGCGCCTCCCCGAGGGCCTCCCCCCCGGCCCCTACGTGACCGTCACCATGCACCGCCGCGAGAACTGGCCCCTCCTTACCGAGCTGGCCCGGGCCCTCAGGAAGGTGGCGGAAGCCTTCCCCGAGCTCACCTTCGTCTACCCCGTGCACCTGAACCCCGTGGTGCGGGAGGCGGTCTTCCCCGTGCTCAAGGGGTTGGGGAACTTCGTCCTCCTGGACCCCCTGGAGTACGGGCCCATGGCGGCCCTCATGCGGCAAAGCCTCCTCCTGGTCACGGACTCGGGGGGGCTGCAGGAGGAGGGGGCGGCCCTGGGGGTGCCGGTGGTGGTGCTCAGGAACGTCACGGAAAGGCCGGAGGGCCTCGAGGCGGGGATCCTCAAGCTGGCGGGCACCGACCCCGAGCGGGTCTTCCAGGTGGTGAAGGGGCTTTTAGAGACCCCAGAGGAGCTTGCCCGCATGCGCCGGGCCAAGAACCCTTACGGGGACGGCCGGGCGGGGGAGCGGGTGGCGAAGGGGGTAGCCTGGCGGCTCGGCCTCGGCCCTAGGCCGGAGGAGTGGCGGCCCTAG
- the upp gene encoding uracil phosphoribosyltransferase produces MRITLVDHPLVQHKLAHLRDRHTGPRDFRELAEEVSLLMAYEAMRDLELSEATVETPVAPARVKVLSGKKLALVAILRAGLVMVEGILKLVPHARTGHIGLYRDPESLKPVQYYAKLPPDIAERRVFLLDPMLATGGSASRALTLLKEKGASGVKLMCLIAAPEGLERIARDHPDAEVVVAAIDERLDDHGYIVPGLGDAGDRIYGTK; encoded by the coding sequence ATGAGGATCACCCTGGTGGACCACCCCCTGGTGCAGCACAAGCTGGCCCACTTGCGGGACCGGCACACCGGCCCCCGGGACTTCCGTGAGCTAGCCGAGGAGGTTTCCCTGCTCATGGCCTACGAGGCCATGCGGGACCTGGAACTCAGCGAGGCCACCGTGGAAACCCCCGTGGCCCCCGCGAGGGTTAAGGTGCTCTCCGGCAAAAAGCTCGCCCTGGTGGCCATCCTGCGGGCCGGACTCGTTATGGTGGAGGGGATCTTAAAACTCGTGCCCCACGCCCGGACGGGGCACATCGGCCTCTACCGGGATCCCGAGTCCCTGAAACCCGTGCAGTACTACGCCAAGCTTCCCCCGGACATCGCCGAGCGTCGGGTCTTCCTCCTGGACCCCATGCTGGCCACGGGGGGAAGCGCCAGCCGGGCCCTTACCCTGCTCAAGGAAAAGGGGGCCTCCGGGGTGAAGCTCATGTGCCTCATCGCCGCCCCTGAGGGCCTGGAGCGCATCGCCCGGGACCACCCCGACGCCGAGGTGGTGGTGGCGGCCATCGACGAGCGCCTCGACGACCACGGTTACATCGTCCCCGGCCTGGGCGACGCGGGGGACCGGATTTACGGGACCAAATGA
- a CDS encoding MraY family glycosyltransferase: protein MTELLQRIGIAEPLGTGWLVVVFIFLLSLFFTWRFLPYVRRFALKVGWADQPNERRLNREPLPNAGGLAVYAGVVLALVVAAFLRPILVEGVLIQVLAILLGGAWLVLVGFIDDQYGLPPAFRLLAQTLAALLLMAVGVRFEAAFGTPLDPALGLFLTWLWVVGITNALNLMDGLDGLAGGIAYISAMSLLFVSAQFPFWAAGTLVLAALAGASLGFLRHNLHPSRIILGDAGAYFLGYTLAATALLGNLKLTTFLGLLPPALFLLLPILDTTQVVVRRLLRGQNPLATPGKDHIHHRLLARGLSQRRVAFLLWGLALLSNLSAMLYLGMPWEGVVASLSATLLGLTWVTYRRMRALWRGE from the coding sequence ATGACGGAACTCCTCCAGCGCATAGGGATCGCCGAGCCCCTGGGCACCGGCTGGCTGGTGGTGGTCTTCATCTTCCTCCTCTCCCTCTTCTTCACCTGGCGCTTCCTCCCCTACGTGCGCCGCTTCGCCCTGAAGGTGGGCTGGGCCGACCAGCCCAACGAGCGCCGCCTCAACCGGGAGCCCCTCCCCAACGCCGGGGGCCTGGCGGTCTACGCCGGGGTGGTCCTGGCCCTGGTGGTGGCCGCCTTCCTGAGGCCCATCCTGGTGGAGGGGGTGCTCATCCAGGTGCTGGCCATCCTCCTGGGGGGGGCCTGGCTGGTCCTGGTGGGCTTCATCGACGACCAATACGGGCTTCCTCCCGCCTTCCGCCTCCTGGCCCAGACCCTCGCCGCCCTCCTCCTCATGGCGGTGGGGGTGCGCTTCGAAGCCGCTTTCGGCACCCCCTTGGACCCCGCCTTGGGCCTCTTCCTCACCTGGCTTTGGGTGGTGGGCATCACCAACGCCCTGAACCTCATGGACGGGCTGGACGGCCTGGCAGGGGGCATCGCCTACATCAGCGCCATGAGCCTCCTCTTCGTGAGCGCCCAGTTCCCCTTCTGGGCCGCGGGCACCCTGGTGCTCGCCGCCTTGGCGGGGGCTTCCCTGGGGTTTTTGCGCCACAACCTCCACCCGAGCCGCATCATCCTGGGGGACGCCGGGGCCTACTTCCTGGGCTACACCCTGGCGGCCACCGCCCTCCTCGGCAACCTGAAGCTCACCACCTTCCTGGGCCTTCTGCCACCGGCCCTCTTTCTCCTCCTCCCCATCCTGGACACCACCCAGGTGGTGGTGCGGAGGCTCCTAAGGGGCCAGAACCCCCTCGCCACCCCCGGCAAGGACCACATCCACCACCGCCTCCTGGCCCGGGGGCTTTCCCAGAGGCGGGTGGCCTTCCTCCTTTGGGGGCTCGCCCTCCTCTCCAACCTCTCGGCCATGCTCTACTTGGGCATGCCCTGGGAAGGGGTGGTCGCCAGCCTTTCGGCCACCCTCCTGGGCCTCACCTGGGTCACCTATCGCCGCATGCGGGCCCTCTGGAGGGGAGAATGA